ATTATATGGAATCAAATAGTATCCAAGTTATTATTGTTAAAACACAAATAGAAAAAGCAATAACAATTGATCTCTATAGATCTTTACAAAGAGAAGAGGTAAAGCTATATGTTTCTGAAGAATCTTTAGAGATTAAACAATTTTTGAAAAATGAATCACTAAATTTTGAATCTATAAAACAAATTAATAATTCTCTATTGCAAGATGAAAAAATAGTATATTTTACTCAGTTAGAGAATGATAATAACATTTTTAAATTAATGAACAGCTCAGACGGTGTTGAAATATATACCGCTGAACCAAAAGAACAAGAATTATCGTTATTGCCACTAAAGAAGATTATGGAGTGTTTAAGAAGTTCAAAAGGTTGTCAATTTGATAAGAAACAGACACATAATACTTTGAAGCCTTATTTATTAGAAGAGTGTTATGAGGTTATTGACGCAATTGAAAATAGTACTCCAGAAGACTTAACTGAAGAATTAGGAGACCTGTTATTACAAGTAATTTTCCATACACAAATAGGAGAAGAGCAAGGGGAGTTAACACTTAATGAAGTATTAAAAAATCTAGAGAAGAAGTTAATTAGAAGGCATCCTCATGTATTTACAGGTCCATATTCTAAAAAAAATGATATTCCAACTTGGGAGGAAATAAAACAAAAAGAAAAGAATAATAAAGACAAACAAAAATCTATAATGGATGGTATTCCGCAAGGTGCATCAGCTTTGTTTAAGGCTGAGAAAGTTCAGAAGAAGGCTAGTGAGTGTGGTTTTGATTGGGAGGCAAGTTTAGGAGCTTACGAAAAAGTTAAGGAAGAGTTACAAGAGCTATATGATGCATATCTTGACGGTTATTGGGAAAACATAGAAGAAGAATTAGGAGATGTGTTTTTTTCTTTAGTAAATTTAGCTAGGTTTATGAATGTATCTTCGGAAGTGGCATTAGAAAAAACCGTTTCCAAGTTTATAAGAAGATTTATTTATATAGAGCAAAAAATTACGGAAAAAAACGATAAAATTGAAAATTTTTCCTTAAAAGAGCTAGATGATTACTGGGAGGAAGCAAAAAAAAGGGGAGTATAGCGGATTTTTATCGTTTTTTAGCAGGAATTACATTAAAATCCTCGAATAGCTTAAAAAGGGGTTGAGCTCAGTAAGTTTGGGTTTTTAAGATTATTTTTAGGAGGGATTTATGTTATGAACAAAACTGAACTTATTACTAAAGTTGCAGAAAACAGTGGAA
This portion of the Natranaerobius trueperi genome encodes:
- the mazG gene encoding nucleoside triphosphate pyrophosphohydrolase translates to MESNSIQVIIVKTQIEKAITIDLYRSLQREEVKLYVSEESLEIKQFLKNESLNFESIKQINNSLLQDEKIVYFTQLENDNNIFKLMNSSDGVEIYTAEPKEQELSLLPLKKIMECLRSSKGCQFDKKQTHNTLKPYLLEECYEVIDAIENSTPEDLTEELGDLLLQVIFHTQIGEEQGELTLNEVLKNLEKKLIRRHPHVFTGPYSKKNDIPTWEEIKQKEKNNKDKQKSIMDGIPQGASALFKAEKVQKKASECGFDWEASLGAYEKVKEELQELYDAYLDGYWENIEEELGDVFFSLVNLARFMNVSSEVALEKTVSKFIRRFIYIEQKITEKNDKIENFSLKELDDYWEEAKKRGV